The Mycolicibacterium doricum genome includes a region encoding these proteins:
- a CDS encoding roadblock/LC7 domain-containing protein — translation MTYPPRSLQRESLDWLVSRFAGEVSGVSHAVLVSADGLLMAASEHMPVERADQLAAVASGLASLSTGAAQLFDGGYVLQSVVEMENGYLLLMRVGDGSNLATLAARSCDIGQIGYEMAILVERVGTVVQSQRRTPQQS, via the coding sequence ATGACCTACCCGCCACGTTCGTTGCAGCGCGAATCGCTCGACTGGTTGGTCTCCCGATTCGCCGGCGAAGTGTCCGGGGTCTCCCACGCGGTGCTGGTGTCCGCCGACGGTCTGCTGATGGCCGCCAGTGAGCACATGCCGGTCGAGCGGGCCGATCAACTCGCCGCCGTCGCCTCCGGACTGGCGAGCCTGTCCACCGGCGCCGCACAGCTGTTCGACGGCGGGTATGTGCTGCAGTCGGTCGTCGAGATGGAGAACGGATACCTGCTGCTGATGCGGGTCGGCGACGGCTCCAATCTGGCGACGCTGGCCGCCCGGTCCTGCGACATCGGGCAGATCGGCTACGAGATGGCGATCCTCGTCGAGCGGGTGGGAACGGTCGTCCAGTCGCAGCGGCGAACTCCTCAGCAGTCGTGA
- a CDS encoding DUF742 domain-containing protein: MDEPGSAARPSLVRPYTLTAGRTDSRVHLPLEAPIETLESVRPPRWPAGDVRGDILGLCAQRPSVAEIAARLSVPLGVARVLVGDLVTQGYLRVHVTLDQSSTSDERRELIGRTLRGLRAL; encoded by the coding sequence GTGGACGAACCCGGATCCGCCGCCCGACCCAGCCTGGTACGCCCGTACACGCTGACCGCCGGGCGCACCGATTCCCGCGTGCACCTGCCGCTGGAAGCGCCCATCGAGACGCTCGAGTCGGTTCGGCCGCCGCGCTGGCCGGCCGGTGACGTGCGCGGTGACATCCTGGGGCTGTGTGCGCAGCGGCCGTCTGTGGCGGAGATCGCCGCACGTTTGTCCGTGCCGCTCGGCGTGGCGCGTGTGCTTGTGGGGGACCTCGTGACGCAAGGTTATCTACGGGTGCACGTCACCCTCGACCAATCGTCGACCTCCGACGAACGCCGCGAACTCATAGGAAGGACCCTGCGTGGCTTACGAGCACTCTGA
- a CDS encoding GTP-binding protein, with product MAYEHSDRQRSSATKIVVSGGFGAGKTTFVGAVSEIMPLRTEALVTNASAGVDGLDGTPDKRTTTVAMDFGRITLADDLVLYLFGTPGQRRFWFMWDDLVRGAIGAIVLVDVRRLQDSFAAVDFFEARNVPFLVAINEFDGAPVHPLDAVRKALTLPEHIPVITVDARDRDSAKAALIAITEYSLNCLPALPG from the coding sequence GTGGCTTACGAGCACTCTGACAGGCAGCGCTCGAGCGCGACGAAGATCGTCGTCTCCGGCGGATTCGGCGCCGGGAAGACGACGTTCGTGGGCGCGGTGTCGGAGATCATGCCGCTGCGCACCGAGGCCCTGGTGACCAACGCCTCGGCGGGCGTAGACGGCCTTGACGGGACCCCCGACAAGCGCACCACCACCGTGGCGATGGACTTCGGCCGCATCACGCTGGCCGACGATCTGGTCCTGTACCTGTTCGGCACGCCGGGCCAGCGGCGGTTCTGGTTCATGTGGGACGACCTCGTGCGCGGCGCGATCGGCGCGATCGTCCTGGTCGACGTGCGCCGACTGCAGGACAGTTTCGCGGCGGTCGACTTTTTCGAGGCACGCAACGTGCCGTTCCTGGTCGCCATCAACGAGTTCGACGGCGCGCCCGTACATCCCCTCGATGCGGTGCGCAAGGCGCTGACGCTGCCCGAACACATCCCGGTCATCACCGTCGACGCCCGCGATCGCGATTCGGCCAAGGCCGCCCTCATCGCGATCACCGAATACTCACTCAACTGCCTTCCGGCACTGCCGGGCTGA
- a CDS encoding pentapeptide repeat-containing protein translates to MAQWTDEEFIDRDFREEDLSRLVTERVVFDGCDFSGVDMSESRHVGSAFRNCTFRRSSLQHSTFRHCSMLGSVFTECRLRPLTLIEVDLTLAAFGGCDLRRVDLSDCRLREANLVGTDLREAVLRRADLQGVRVQSTRLEGADLRGARVDPTLWTTAAVRGARIDVDQALAYAAAHGLDVHGE, encoded by the coding sequence GTGGCGCAGTGGACTGACGAGGAGTTCATCGACCGGGACTTCCGCGAAGAGGATCTGAGCCGGTTGGTCACCGAGCGGGTGGTGTTCGACGGATGTGACTTCAGCGGTGTCGACATGTCGGAGTCCCGGCACGTCGGCTCCGCTTTCCGTAACTGCACATTTCGGCGATCCTCCTTGCAGCACAGCACCTTTCGGCACTGCAGCATGCTGGGGTCAGTGTTCACCGAATGTCGGCTGCGACCGCTGACGCTGATCGAGGTGGACCTGACGCTCGCGGCGTTCGGCGGCTGCGATCTGCGGCGGGTCGACCTGTCGGACTGCCGTCTGCGCGAAGCCAACCTGGTCGGTACGGACCTGCGCGAGGCGGTGTTGCGGCGCGCCGACCTCCAGGGAGTCCGGGTCCAGAGCACGCGCCTGGAGGGCGCCGATCTGCGCGGCGCCCGGGTGGACCCCACGCTGTGGACGACCGCCGCGGTGCGCGGGGCGCGTATCGACGTCGACCAGGCGCTGGCATACGCCGCGGCGCACGGACTCGACGTCCACGGTGAATGA
- a CDS encoding transglutaminase-like domain-containing protein, whose protein sequence is MPRDIMSRTVGAELEIEVTAPTTLEFQIALAAHPGADIAEALTFRHDGSPVEAEEMIGEHGTRIHKFAATEGTVTASYQATIKGVAAPPEVREIDLSTYLRPSRYAEADKFFGFAATEFGGLSHSEALLERVSSWVGARLDYVPGSSDPIDGAADTLLAGAGVCRDYAHLVIAMLRAVNVPARLVSVYAPGCSPMDFHAVAEAYIAGHWRVVDATCLAPRQSMVRIATGRDAADTAFLDNHDGSITLQKMTVTAVVDGELPRDSVSDLVTLR, encoded by the coding sequence ATGCCCCGTGACATCATGAGCCGCACCGTCGGCGCGGAACTCGAGATCGAGGTCACCGCGCCCACCACGCTGGAGTTCCAGATCGCGCTCGCCGCGCATCCCGGTGCCGACATCGCCGAGGCACTCACGTTCCGCCACGACGGCAGCCCCGTCGAGGCCGAGGAGATGATCGGCGAACACGGCACCCGCATCCACAAGTTCGCGGCCACGGAGGGAACGGTGACCGCGTCCTACCAGGCGACAATAAAGGGCGTCGCAGCGCCACCCGAGGTCCGCGAGATCGACCTGTCCACCTACCTGAGGCCGAGCCGATACGCCGAGGCTGACAAGTTCTTCGGTTTCGCCGCGACCGAGTTCGGCGGGCTCAGCCACTCGGAGGCGCTGCTGGAGCGGGTGTCGTCCTGGGTCGGAGCCCGCCTGGACTACGTTCCCGGGTCGAGCGATCCGATCGACGGCGCCGCCGACACGCTGCTGGCGGGCGCGGGCGTCTGCCGTGACTACGCCCACCTGGTCATCGCGATGCTGCGGGCGGTCAACGTCCCGGCCCGGCTGGTCTCCGTCTACGCGCCAGGGTGCAGCCCGATGGACTTCCACGCCGTCGCGGAGGCCTACATCGCCGGACACTGGAGGGTGGTCGACGCGACGTGTCTGGCGCCGCGACAGTCGATGGTGCGCATTGCGACCGGACGCGACGCCGCCGACACCGCGTTCCTCGACAACCACGACGGGTCGATCACTTTGCAGAAGATGACGGTCACCGCGGTGGTCGACGGCGAGCTGCCGCGCGACTCGGTTTCCGATCTCGTCACGTTGCGGTGA
- a CDS encoding rhomboid-like protein: MARALGVVGRCLSGAPATFTWLAVLAVTTRVQRAAGGSRSQLLRSQSTNLNHLSEEPTRVLAASLFWLDGKSWWPYVPPFAAVLAPAERRLGTVRWLVVGTVAHLTGTYLGQGYLRWSIRARQAPPRLADAHDVGVSYFLLGVAGTLSAYLPRRRRARVRAAAVGVLAANAMVRPTFTEVGHLSAFITGLALSPLATDRDTTRTTGGCTG, translated from the coding sequence GTGGCACGTGCCTTGGGAGTGGTCGGACGCTGTCTTTCCGGCGCGCCGGCGACCTTCACGTGGCTGGCCGTCCTCGCGGTCACCACGCGGGTGCAGCGGGCCGCTGGCGGTTCCCGCTCACAACTGCTGCGCAGCCAGTCGACCAATCTGAACCACCTGTCGGAGGAGCCGACGCGGGTCCTGGCAGCGAGCCTGTTCTGGCTCGACGGCAAAAGTTGGTGGCCGTATGTTCCGCCGTTCGCGGCCGTCCTCGCCCCGGCCGAACGCCGCCTCGGGACGGTCCGGTGGCTGGTGGTCGGCACCGTCGCCCACCTCACCGGCACCTATCTCGGGCAGGGATACCTGCGCTGGTCCATCCGCGCGCGACAGGCGCCGCCACGGCTGGCCGATGCCCACGACGTCGGGGTCAGCTACTTCCTGCTGGGCGTCGCGGGAACGCTTTCGGCATACCTGCCGCGGCGGCGCCGGGCCCGGGTGCGGGCGGCCGCAGTCGGCGTCCTCGCGGCCAACGCCATGGTCCGACCGACGTTCACCGAGGTCGGGCACCTCAGCGCCTTCATCACCGGCCTGGCGCTGAGCCCGCTGGCGACCGACCGCGACACCACCCGGACGACGGGCGGATGCACTGGCTGA
- a CDS encoding ABC transporter permease — translation MGTTNWADIFSSVAGDPQGAHQRFLAVNGPPPAQLATEEEPSNLGEPSKTSLPRQFSTIARRQMRLIISDRGYFVFLAVLPFIMGVLSLSVPGTVGFGVPNPMGDAPNEPGQLLVLLNVGAIFMGTALTVRDLIGERAIFRREQAVGLSTTAYLLAKVCIYAVFAILQSSIVTAITIAGKGAPTQGALTFLSPTAELFVVMAATTVTAAMVGLALSALAKSSEQIMPLLVVAVMSQLVFSGGMIPVTDRLVLDQLSWFTPARWGFAASASTVDLIKLVPGPLTPKDSHWQHTGSAWWFDMGMLAALSIGYVGFVRWKIRLRSA, via the coding sequence ATGGGAACCACCAACTGGGCCGACATCTTCAGCTCCGTGGCCGGCGATCCCCAGGGCGCCCACCAGAGGTTTCTCGCGGTGAACGGGCCGCCGCCGGCGCAGCTCGCCACCGAGGAGGAGCCCAGCAACCTCGGCGAACCGTCGAAGACCAGCCTGCCACGGCAGTTCTCGACCATCGCCCGCCGCCAGATGCGGCTGATCATCTCCGACCGGGGCTACTTCGTCTTCCTGGCCGTGCTGCCGTTCATCATGGGTGTGCTGTCCCTGTCGGTGCCCGGCACCGTCGGATTCGGCGTACCCAACCCGATGGGCGACGCGCCGAACGAACCAGGCCAGCTCCTGGTGCTGCTGAACGTCGGGGCGATCTTCATGGGTACCGCGCTGACGGTCCGCGACCTGATCGGTGAGCGGGCCATCTTCCGGCGCGAACAGGCCGTCGGTCTGTCCACCACGGCGTATCTGCTCGCCAAGGTGTGCATCTACGCGGTTTTCGCGATCCTGCAGTCGTCGATCGTCACGGCGATCACCATTGCGGGTAAGGGCGCACCCACGCAGGGGGCGCTGACCTTCCTGAGCCCGACGGCCGAATTGTTCGTGGTGATGGCGGCGACGACGGTCACCGCCGCGATGGTCGGCCTGGCGCTGTCGGCGCTGGCGAAGTCGAGCGAGCAGATCATGCCGCTCCTGGTCGTCGCCGTGATGAGCCAGCTGGTGTTTTCCGGCGGCATGATCCCGGTCACCGACCGGCTGGTGCTCGACCAGCTGTCCTGGTTCACGCCGGCGCGCTGGGGCTTCGCCGCATCGGCGTCGACGGTGGACCTGATCAAGCTGGTCCCCGGCCCGCTGACACCCAAGGATTCGCACTGGCAGCACACCGGGTCCGCGTGGTGGTTCGACATGGGCATGCTCGCCGCGCTGAGCATCGGATATGTCGGCTTCGTTCGCTGGAAGATCCGGCTCAGGAGCGCTTGA
- a CDS encoding diphosphate--fructose-6-phosphate 1-phosphotransferase — MEEAGDAMATYRYVRVGLVALVVFLLVSVGLTWQHTCPQSSISAFYYTRTHAVFVATLCAAGVCLIAYQGSRLGEDTLLNFSGFLAFVVALIPTDAEGVCRPWLPTETDPFGAVANNITALFAAAAAGCALYLALQRWRAPQPVPTAEPVVCASAGSLWKLVAAVLMRVEPWLPKALFAIVIAGALLSLWDWFLDRAHIVAAVAFFLGIVLVSVYHACYARAADRNRRARFYAAMATLMLATVAVATVLVPADVEFGVFLVEVALIVEFAVFWGVQTWDVWDPGDRYPAAAVPSLADAR; from the coding sequence GTGGAGGAGGCCGGCGACGCCATGGCTACCTACCGCTACGTGCGGGTGGGTCTGGTCGCGCTGGTCGTCTTCCTGCTGGTCTCCGTCGGCCTCACCTGGCAACACACCTGCCCACAGAGTTCGATCAGCGCGTTCTACTACACGCGCACGCACGCCGTGTTCGTCGCTACGCTGTGCGCCGCCGGCGTCTGCCTCATCGCCTATCAGGGCAGCCGTCTCGGCGAGGACACGTTGCTCAACTTCTCCGGTTTCCTGGCGTTCGTCGTCGCGTTGATCCCGACCGACGCCGAGGGAGTGTGCCGGCCGTGGCTGCCGACCGAGACCGATCCGTTCGGCGCGGTCGCCAACAACATCACCGCGCTGTTCGCGGCCGCGGCCGCCGGGTGCGCGCTGTACCTGGCGTTGCAGCGGTGGCGGGCACCGCAGCCGGTGCCCACCGCCGAACCCGTCGTCTGCGCGTCGGCCGGCTCGCTGTGGAAGCTCGTCGCAGCGGTGCTGATGCGTGTCGAGCCATGGTTGCCGAAGGCGTTGTTCGCGATCGTCATCGCCGGTGCGCTGCTGTCGTTGTGGGACTGGTTCCTCGACCGGGCCCACATCGTCGCCGCGGTCGCCTTCTTCCTCGGCATCGTGTTGGTGTCCGTCTACCACGCCTGCTACGCCCGCGCCGCCGACCGGAACCGGCGCGCCCGCTTCTACGCGGCCATGGCCACGCTCATGCTCGCGACGGTCGCCGTGGCAACCGTACTGGTGCCGGCCGACGTGGAATTCGGCGTCTTCCTCGTCGAGGTGGCCCTGATCGTCGAGTTCGCCGTCTTCTGGGGCGTGCAGACGTGGGACGTGTGGGACCCCGGCGACCGTTATCCGGCGGCCGCGGTACCCAGCCTCGCCGACGCGAGGTGA
- a CDS encoding bifunctional methylenetetrahydrofolate dehydrogenase/methenyltetrahydrofolate cyclohydrolase has translation MGAITLDGKATRDEIFVDLKDRVSALTEEGLTPGLGTVLVGNDPGSQAYVRGKHSDCAKVGINSIRRDLPADISQAELNATIDELNANPQCTGYIVQLPLPPGRLDANAALERVDPGKDADGLHPRNLGRLVLNEPAPLPCTPRGIVHLLRRFEVEVAGAHVVVIGRGVTVGRPLGLLLTRRSENATVTLCHTATRHLPQFTREADIIVAAVGVPHMVTAEMVRPGAAVIDVGVSRDHDGKLLGDVAPDVWEVAGHVSPNPGGVGLLTRAFLLTNVVERAEALRHG, from the coding sequence GTGGGTGCGATAACGCTCGACGGAAAAGCAACGCGGGACGAGATCTTCGTCGACCTCAAGGACCGGGTGTCGGCGCTCACCGAAGAGGGGCTGACTCCCGGACTCGGTACGGTGCTGGTCGGCAACGACCCGGGCTCTCAGGCATACGTGCGCGGGAAGCACTCCGACTGCGCGAAGGTCGGCATCAACTCGATCCGGCGTGACCTGCCCGCCGACATCAGCCAGGCCGAACTGAACGCGACGATCGACGAGCTCAACGCCAACCCCCAATGCACCGGCTACATCGTGCAGCTCCCGCTGCCGCCGGGCCGGCTGGACGCGAACGCCGCGCTCGAGCGCGTCGACCCCGGCAAGGACGCCGACGGACTGCACCCGAGGAACCTGGGCCGGCTGGTGCTCAACGAACCGGCCCCGTTGCCCTGCACGCCGCGCGGGATCGTGCACCTGCTGCGCCGGTTCGAGGTCGAGGTCGCCGGCGCGCACGTCGTGGTGATCGGCCGCGGCGTGACGGTGGGGCGTCCGCTCGGGCTGCTGCTGACCCGCCGCTCGGAGAACGCCACCGTCACGCTGTGTCACACCGCGACCCGGCATCTGCCGCAGTTCACCCGCGAGGCCGACATCATCGTCGCCGCGGTGGGGGTGCCACACATGGTGACTGCTGAGATGGTCCGGCCGGGTGCGGCGGTGATCGACGTCGGCGTCAGCCGCGACCACGACGGCAAGCTCCTCGGCGATGTCGCCCCCGATGTCTGGGAGGTGGCCGGGCACGTGTCGCCCAATCCCGGCGGCGTCGGTTTGCTGACCCGGGCGTTCCTGCTGACCAACGTGGTGGAGCGCGCCGAGGCACTCCGACACGGGTGA
- a CDS encoding DUF3017 domain-containing protein: protein MSAKEFARKVLAGQWPILVVCLIVVAAFGLVVAGYWRRGALVLAVGVGVAAVLRIALSEEAAGLLAVRSKGIDFVTTATVSAAMFYVAWTIDPLGTG from the coding sequence GTGAGCGCCAAAGAGTTCGCCCGCAAGGTGTTGGCGGGACAGTGGCCGATCCTGGTGGTCTGCCTGATCGTCGTGGCGGCGTTCGGGCTGGTGGTCGCCGGCTACTGGCGCCGCGGTGCGCTGGTTCTCGCCGTCGGCGTGGGAGTGGCGGCGGTGCTTCGTATTGCGCTGAGCGAGGAGGCGGCCGGGCTGCTTGCGGTGCGGAGCAAGGGAATCGATTTCGTCACGACGGCGACGGTCAGCGCGGCCATGTTCTACGTCGCATGGACCATCGACCCGCTGGGCACAGGCTAG
- a CDS encoding arsenate reductase ArsC gives MTESPARYAKRLHPDLSIDQQLALRTAATRLQGEFGEHFGVETIERFLHSSYDQFAGRATVPNFLPLLAERFARQRLIALARVEGKITDTKPTVLFLCTHNAGRSQMALGFFTHLAGDHAIAWSGGSEPGDQINPAAVAAMAEVGIDITGEFPKPWTDEIVQAADVVITMGCGDACPIFPGKRYEEWAVPDPAGQDIDTVRPIRDDIEERVRRLLAELDIPITR, from the coding sequence GTGACCGAAAGCCCTGCCCGATACGCCAAGCGCCTGCACCCGGATCTGTCGATCGACCAACAACTCGCTCTGCGCACCGCCGCCACCCGGCTGCAGGGCGAATTCGGCGAACACTTCGGGGTGGAGACCATCGAACGGTTCCTGCACTCCTCTTACGACCAGTTCGCCGGTCGCGCGACCGTCCCCAACTTCCTGCCGCTGCTGGCCGAGCGGTTCGCCCGCCAACGCCTGATCGCCCTGGCTCGGGTGGAAGGCAAGATCACCGATACCAAGCCCACCGTGCTGTTCTTGTGCACCCACAACGCCGGACGCTCCCAGATGGCGCTCGGCTTCTTCACCCACCTGGCCGGTGACCACGCCATCGCCTGGTCCGGCGGATCAGAACCCGGCGACCAGATCAACCCCGCCGCAGTAGCTGCCATGGCCGAAGTGGGCATCGACATCACCGGCGAATTCCCCAAACCCTGGACCGACGAAATCGTCCAAGCCGCAGACGTAGTCATCACCATGGGCTGCGGGGATGCCTGCCCCATCTTCCCCGGAAAGCGCTACGAGGAATGGGCCGTCCCCGACCCCGCCGGCCAAGACATCGACACCGTTCGCCCCATCCGCGACGACATCGAGGAACGCGTCCGGCGCCTGCTCGCCGAACTGGACATTCCCATCACCCGCTAG
- a CDS encoding aquaporin — MTVVGLPRRLLAEFLGTALLVTVVVGSGIAAAALSPDDVGLQLLENSTATVFGLAVLILMFGPVSGAHFNPVVTAADWLLGRRAGTGITGSDALAYAAVQVIGGVAGAWLANVMFDRRVFELATKDRISTGHLVGEVVATAGLIALIFTLARTGRAGLSAAAVGAYIGAAYWFTSSTSFANPAVTVGRMFSDTFAGIAPGSAPGFIGAEVVGALIGLALVAVLYPDAPDTAGDVVVPHHNGTHAFDSHVDQRSSS, encoded by the coding sequence GTGACCGTCGTCGGGCTGCCGCGGCGGCTCCTGGCCGAATTCCTGGGCACCGCCCTGCTGGTCACCGTAGTCGTCGGCTCGGGCATCGCCGCGGCCGCGCTCTCACCCGACGATGTCGGGTTGCAGCTGCTGGAGAATTCCACGGCCACGGTATTCGGGCTGGCTGTGTTGATCCTCATGTTCGGCCCGGTCTCGGGCGCCCACTTCAATCCTGTTGTGACAGCTGCTGACTGGCTGCTGGGCCGGCGCGCGGGCACCGGCATCACCGGCAGTGACGCGCTTGCCTACGCGGCCGTGCAGGTTATCGGCGGCGTGGCCGGAGCCTGGCTGGCCAACGTCATGTTCGACCGGAGGGTGTTCGAGCTGGCCACCAAGGATCGCATCAGCACAGGTCATCTTGTCGGTGAAGTCGTCGCAACCGCGGGTCTGATCGCCTTGATCTTCACCCTGGCCCGCACCGGGCGCGCGGGACTGTCCGCGGCCGCGGTCGGTGCATACATCGGTGCGGCCTACTGGTTTACCAGCTCCACCTCCTTCGCCAATCCGGCTGTGACCGTCGGGCGGATGTTCTCCGACACTTTCGCCGGCATCGCTCCGGGCTCAGCCCCGGGGTTCATCGGCGCCGAGGTCGTCGGGGCCCTGATCGGTTTGGCGTTGGTCGCCGTGCTCTACCCTGACGCCCCCGACACGGCCGGCGACGTCGTCGTCCCGCACCACAACGGCACACACGCGTTTGATTCCCATGTCGACCAAAGGAGTTCGTCGTGA
- a CDS encoding ArsR/SmtB family transcription factor → MSKSSDRVAESRCCEVAPLVREPLSAQGATELAGMLKALADPVRLRLLSVVASHTGGEACVCDISVGITVGQPTVSHHLKVLRNAGLLTSERRGSWVYYRVNPQAMQSLSTLLGADSPIGSVAR, encoded by the coding sequence ATGTCGAAGTCATCGGACCGGGTGGCCGAGTCGCGATGTTGTGAGGTCGCGCCGCTGGTTCGTGAACCGTTGAGCGCCCAGGGAGCCACCGAATTGGCCGGCATGCTCAAGGCGCTGGCCGATCCGGTGCGGCTGCGTCTGCTCAGCGTGGTGGCCAGCCATACCGGCGGCGAGGCCTGTGTTTGTGACATCTCCGTGGGCATCACGGTCGGTCAGCCAACCGTGTCGCATCACCTCAAGGTGCTGCGCAACGCCGGGCTACTGACCAGCGAGCGACGGGGTTCGTGGGTGTATTACCGTGTTAATCCCCAAGCGATGCAATCGCTTTCGACGCTGTTGGGTGCGGACAGTCCGATCGGAAGTGTCGCTAGGTGA
- a CDS encoding ERCC4 domain-containing protein, with amino-acid sequence MAELLIAVNPDDESRLRLLLRVPLAGGDLLFRTSGSWPREKALFAYPVPLEEWPHNPVIVERVPLRSCRRRGAAIDVIADRSRHNRSQLVFTQARGRDVVFWQSPRTRKQARPNVRTPTARAHGIEQLQIVVDSHEQYAYRFATQQATTVKRALPCGDYGVVVDGQLVASVERKSLADLVSSLTGGKLRYQVGDLAALPRAAVVIEDRYSQLFKLDRVRPAMVADGLAELQIRWPNVAIVFCETRQLAEEYTYRFLAAANAWATAEQAAIQRVSPTRVDMARPAPTPSTAEVRAWARSTGLPVPDRGRLRPEIWTAWYDTNSSNPT; translated from the coding sequence GTGGCGGAGTTGTTGATCGCGGTCAACCCGGACGACGAATCCCGGCTGCGGTTGCTGCTGAGGGTTCCACTCGCTGGTGGTGACCTGCTGTTCCGCACGTCGGGGAGCTGGCCGCGGGAAAAGGCTTTGTTCGCCTACCCGGTACCGCTGGAGGAGTGGCCCCACAATCCGGTGATCGTCGAACGAGTGCCGCTTCGGTCGTGTCGTCGGCGCGGCGCGGCGATCGACGTGATCGCCGACCGGTCCCGGCACAACCGTTCCCAGCTCGTGTTCACCCAGGCTCGTGGCCGTGACGTGGTGTTTTGGCAGTCACCCCGCACCCGTAAGCAGGCGCGCCCGAACGTGCGCACGCCGACTGCCCGTGCCCACGGCATCGAGCAGCTGCAGATCGTTGTCGACAGCCACGAGCAGTACGCCTACCGGTTCGCAACCCAGCAGGCCACCACGGTCAAGCGGGCGCTGCCGTGCGGAGACTACGGGGTCGTCGTCGACGGTCAGCTTGTCGCCAGCGTGGAACGCAAGTCACTGGCCGATCTGGTATCCAGCCTCACCGGCGGCAAGCTGCGCTACCAGGTCGGGGACCTGGCCGCGCTCCCACGCGCGGCGGTGGTCATCGAGGATCGCTACTCGCAGTTGTTCAAGCTCGACCGCGTCCGTCCCGCGATGGTCGCCGACGGACTCGCCGAACTCCAGATCCGCTGGCCGAACGTGGCGATCGTATTCTGCGAGACCCGCCAGCTCGCCGAGGAATACACCTACCGGTTCCTCGCCGCCGCGAACGCCTGGGCGACTGCCGAACAGGCCGCCATACAACGCGTCTCACCGACCAGAGTCGACATGGCCCGCCCGGCGCCGACGCCATCCACCGCGGAAGTCCGCGCCTGGGCTCGCAGCACCGGCTTGCCGGTACCGGACCGCGGCCGGCTCCGCCCCGAGATCTGGACTGCGTGGTACGACACCAACTCGTCGAACCCAACGTAG
- a CDS encoding class I SAM-dependent methyltransferase, whose protein sequence is MTRPGQDHPSLSFGAQAAAYERGRPSYPPEAIDWLLPHGAHTVLDLGAGTGKLTTRLVERGLDVVAVDPIPEMLEVLTGSLPDTPALLGTAEEIPLADSSVDTVLVAQAWHWFDTGRAVKEVARVLRPGGRLGLVWNARDERLGWVKELGRIIGPENAHFNEATTLPEPFTHVEHHRVEWTSYLTPQALLDLVASRSYCITSPQEVRTRTLERVRELLATHPALAHSTGLALPYLTLCIRADLS, encoded by the coding sequence GTGACGCGCCCGGGTCAGGATCATCCCTCGCTGTCCTTCGGCGCGCAGGCCGCCGCATACGAACGTGGCAGGCCGTCGTATCCGCCGGAGGCGATCGACTGGCTGTTGCCGCATGGCGCACACACCGTGCTCGATCTCGGCGCCGGGACCGGCAAGCTGACCACGCGACTGGTCGAACGCGGCCTGGACGTGGTGGCCGTCGACCCCATCCCCGAGATGCTCGAGGTGCTGACGGGGTCGCTGCCCGACACCCCGGCGCTGCTCGGTACGGCCGAGGAGATCCCGTTGGCCGACAGCAGCGTCGACACCGTGCTGGTCGCACAGGCATGGCACTGGTTCGACACCGGGCGCGCCGTCAAGGAGGTGGCCCGGGTGCTGCGACCGGGCGGGCGGCTCGGCCTGGTGTGGAACGCCCGCGACGAGCGGCTGGGCTGGGTGAAAGAGCTGGGCCGCATCATCGGACCGGAGAACGCCCATTTCAACGAGGCGACGACGCTGCCCGAGCCGTTCACCCACGTCGAGCATCACCGGGTCGAGTGGACCAGTTACCTGACGCCGCAAGCTCTACTGGACCTGGTCGCCTCGCGCAGCTACTGCATCACCTCACCGCAGGAGGTGCGGACCCGAACGCTGGAACGCGTGCGGGAACTGCTGGCCACCCACCCGGCGCTGGCCCACTCCACGGGTCTGGCGCTGCCCTATCTCACGCTGTGCATCCGCGCCGATCTGTCCTAA